The sequence GACTCGCTGGGCTTCGTGCAGCCCATCCGTCCCGGCGCCGTGAACTGGATGACCGCCGGGCAGGGCATCGCCCACTCGGAGCGCACCGCGCCGGACACGCGCGCCGCCGGTGGCCGCCTCTTCGGCATCCAGGCCTGGGTGGCCCTCCCCAAGCAGCACGAGGAGGTCGCCCCCGCCTTCGTCCACCACCCCGCGGACACGCTGCCCGTCATCGACGGCGAGGGCATCCACCTGACCGTCATCGCGGGCCAGGTGCACGGCGGCAAATCCCCCGTGCGCGCCCACTCCGACCTCTTCTACGCGGACGCGAAGATGGAGGCGGGCTCCCGCCTGAAGCTCCCCGCGGAATACGAGGAGCGGGGCCTCTACCTCGTGGAGGGCACCGTGGAGGTGGAGGGCACGCGCTTCCAGCCCGGCGAGCTGCTGGTGTTCAAGCCGGGCAGTGAGATCATCCTCAAGGCGGAGTCCTCCGCGCGGATGATGCTCCTGGGCGGCGAGCCCATGGACGGCCCGCGCTACCTCTTCTGGAACTTCGTGTCGTCCTCCAAGGAGCGCCTGGAGGCCGCCAAGGCGGACTGGAAGGAGGGCCGCTTCGCTGCGGTGCCCACGGAGACGGAGTTCATCCCGCTGCCGCCGGATGATCCGCCCGCGCCCGTGCGCTACCCGTAGAGCCGGCGCACCGGCGCCAGCGTGCCCGCGGGCCGCTGGGACTTCGCCTGCGACCACGTCAGCCGGTACGTCGCCGCCGTGCCGTCGAACGCGATGGGCTTCACTTCCGGGGAGCCCGCGCCCGACGCGCGCAGCGTCTCCGCGAGGAAACCGCAGGCGAAGAAGGGGTTGTCCGCCAGCACGTCCTTCACCCACAGGGTGGCGTCCTCCCTGGACAGCTCCTCCACCCGGACCTCGTTGAAGTTGTTGCCCGCGCGCAGGTTGTACGGCACGCGCTCCAGCGTCTTCTGCGGGCCCAGGTGGGTGACCAACTGCATGCTCGCCCGCCCCACGGACGTCTGCTGGAAGCCCTTCAGGTAGCGCGCCCCCAGCTCCAGGTAGGCCGTCTCCAGGGGCTGGCCGGGGAAGACGTCGCGCGCGGCCACGTCCAGGAAGGTGCGCCACTGCTCCAGCGAGTAGTGGGGGCGCAGCGGCTCGGAGAGGTTCAGGCCGGCGGCCTTGAGCTTCTGGCGTCCGTCACGCGTGAGGTACGGCCCCAGCGCACGCACGAAGAGGGCTTCCACGCTCTGGGCGAAGATTTGCTTTTCGGATGGGACCATGCCCCCAGGGTGGAGTCGCCCCTGCGCATGCGGAAGGGTCGCCGCAACGCATCCGTCCACGAGTCGTCAAACCCGTAGCTTTTTCAGCCTCGGGGCAGACGCACCGTGAAGGTCGTCCCCTGCGCCGCGGTGGACGTCACCTGGACGGTGCCGCCGTGGGCCTTCACGATCTGCTCCGTGATGTAGAGCCCCAGCCCCAGGCCTCCGGCCGCGCCGCGCTCGCGGTCGCTGCGGCCGGCGCGGCGCCACGCGGCGAAGAGGTGCGGCAGCTGCTCCGCCGGGATGGGCGTGCCCAGGTTGTGCACCCGCACCACGGCCTCGGACGCCAGGCCCTCCGCGCTCACGCGCACGGGCGAGTCCGCCGGGCTGAACTTGAGCGCGTTGGACACCAGGTTGGTCACCACCTGCTCCAGCCGGTCCGCGTCCCACGCGCCGCGCCCGTCGCCGCGCATCTCCAGCATCACCTCGCGCTGGGGCTGGCTGGCGCGCGACTCGTCCACCGCGCCGCGCACCACGTCGAAGAGGTCGCAGCGCGAGCGCACCACCGGCAGCCCCGCGCCCAGCCGCGCCCGGGCGAAGTCCAGCAACTGGCGGATCATCCGCTCCATGCGCTCGGCGCTGGTGAGGATGCGCTCGGTGAAGACGCGCTGGCGGTCGGACAGCTCGCCCTGGCGCTGGAGCTGCTGGGCGGACATGGACAGCGCGTTGAGGGGGTTTCGCAGGTCGTGGCCCAGGATGCCGATGAACTGCTCGCGGAAGTCCTCCGCGTTGCGCAGCTCCGTGACGTCCTGGCCGGTGGCGATGATGGCCTCCACCACACCGGTGGGCCCGGTGGCGGGCGACATCGTGTACTCGAAGTGCCGCACGCCCTTGTCCGAGGACAGGGTGATGCGGCCGCGCTGCACCTGGCCCGTGCGCCGCGCAGCGTCCAGGGACTTCGCGAAGGGATCCAGCTGCGGATCCATCGCGCGGATGGCGTCCATGCTCCTGCCTGGGATGTGCACGTGGTGCGAGCCGCGCGCCGTGGCCACCGCCTGGTTGGCGTAGATGAGCGTCCCGTCGCCGTCATAGAGCGCGATGGGGTCCGCCGCCGACGCCATGGCCAGCTCCAGCAGGCGGCGCTGCTGCTGCACCTGGTCGGAGAGGACGCGCACCTCGCGCTCGGCGCGGCGCAGGCGCAGGAGCGCGTGCACCTGGGCCACCAGTTCCTCCGGATCCACCGGCGCCACGAGGTACGCGTCCGCGCCGTGCTCCAGCCCCTGCGCGCGGTCCGCGGGGCCCACCGCCTGCGCGGACAGGTGCAGCACCAGCGCGTTGCGCGTGCGCGGGGAGGCCTTCAGGCGCCGGCACACCTCCAGGCCGCTCATGTCCGGCAGGCGGACGTCCAGGATGACCAGGTCGGTCTGCTCGTCCGCGAGCGACAGCGTCTCTCCGCCCGTGCCCGCCTCCAGGACCTGGAAGCCCGACAGGGACAACACGCGCGACGTGACGTAGCGGCTGGCCAGGTCGTCGTTGACGTTCAGGATGATGGGTGCGGAGGGCATGCGTGCGGAAAGGAAGCCGTGGCCCTCCTTCGTAATGGCTGGCTCACGGCGCGCCAAGTGTCGCACGTGGGAAAATGTCTTCTCTGACGGAACAGCCAGGGGACCGGGCGGCCGCCGCCGCTCGCTGGACGACAGGGCAACTCCCCCCCTGGCGATTTTCGCGATAGGGATATGGGTCATGCGCCCTCCCTGCCGCCCGCTCCCCGCTGATGGCCGCTTCCTCCAGGCCGTGGGGCCCACGCCGCTGGTGCCCGTGCGGCTGGACCCGGAAGGTCCCACCGTCTGGTGCAAGCTGGAGTTCCTCAACCCCAGTGGGTCCACCAAGGACCGCATCGCCCGGTACATGCTGGAGAAGGCGTGGCGGCTGGGCGAGCTGAGCCCGGGCGGCGACGTGGTGGAGGCGTCCAGCGGCTCCACCAGCATCGCCATGGCGCTGGCCAGCGCGCAGATGGGCTGCCGCTTCACCGCGGTGATGCCGGAGGGCGTGACGGAGGAGCGGCTCATCGCCATCCGCGCCTACGGCGGCGAGGTGGAGCTGGTTCCACGCTCGGAGGGCATCCGGGGCGCCATCGCGAAGGCGGAGGCGCTGGCGAAGGAGCGCGGCGGCTTCGCGCCCCGCCAGTTCGAGAACCCCGACAACGCGGAGGCCCACCGCGTGTGGACGGGGCAGGAGATCCTGGCGCAGGTGCCGGGAGGCCTGGTGCACGGCGTGGTGAGCGGCGTGGGCACGGGCGGCACCATCGTGGGGCTGTACCAGGCGTTCGCGGAAGCGGGCTGTCCGGTGACGCCCTTCGTGGCGCGGCCCATCGCCGGGCTGGGGTGCGACATCGAGTGTTGCAGCTTCAGCGCGCGCGTGCCGGGTGTGGTGGACGGCCTGTCGCGGCTGTACCGCGAGGCGGACATGCCGGGCCGGGTGGAGCTGGACGTGTCGGATGACGTGGCCATGCGCACCGCGCGGGCGCTCATCCGCCGGGGCTTCCCG comes from Corallococcus macrosporus and encodes:
- a CDS encoding pirin family protein, whose translation is MSWDEDLQGREPPPSLETLIVPRVRDLGDGFHVRRALPSARRRMVGPFIFLDQMGPADFDPGRGLDVRPHPHIGLSTVTYLFQGEILHRDSLGFVQPIRPGAVNWMTAGQGIAHSERTAPDTRAAGGRLFGIQAWVALPKQHEEVAPAFVHHPADTLPVIDGEGIHLTVIAGQVHGGKSPVRAHSDLFYADAKMEAGSRLKLPAEYEERGLYLVEGTVEVEGTRFQPGELLVFKPGSEIILKAESSARMMLLGGEPMDGPRYLFWNFVSSSKERLEAAKADWKEGRFAAVPTETEFIPLPPDDPPAPVRYP
- a CDS encoding PLP-dependent cysteine synthase family protein, which produces MRPPCRPLPADGRFLQAVGPTPLVPVRLDPEGPTVWCKLEFLNPSGSTKDRIARYMLEKAWRLGELSPGGDVVEASSGSTSIAMALASAQMGCRFTAVMPEGVTEERLIAIRAYGGEVELVPRSEGIRGAIAKAEALAKERGGFAPRQFENPDNAEAHRVWTGQEILAQVPGGLVHGVVSGVGTGGTIVGLYQAFAEAGCPVTPFVARPIAGLGCDIECCSFSARVPGVVDGLSRLYREADMPGRVELDVSDDVAMRTARALIRRGFPVGPSSGLNYAAAVEAAKQLGPQAQVVTVFPDRMERYFSTELVQRPAPAKAG
- a CDS encoding sensor histidine kinase gives rise to the protein MPSAPIILNVNDDLASRYVTSRVLSLSGFQVLEAGTGGETLSLADEQTDLVILDVRLPDMSGLEVCRRLKASPRTRNALVLHLSAQAVGPADRAQGLEHGADAYLVAPVDPEELVAQVHALLRLRRAEREVRVLSDQVQQQRRLLELAMASAADPIALYDGDGTLIYANQAVATARGSHHVHIPGRSMDAIRAMDPQLDPFAKSLDAARRTGQVQRGRITLSSDKGVRHFEYTMSPATGPTGVVEAIIATGQDVTELRNAEDFREQFIGILGHDLRNPLNALSMSAQQLQRQGELSDRQRVFTERILTSAERMERMIRQLLDFARARLGAGLPVVRSRCDLFDVVRGAVDESRASQPQREVMLEMRGDGRGAWDADRLEQVVTNLVSNALKFSPADSPVRVSAEGLASEAVVRVHNLGTPIPAEQLPHLFAAWRRAGRSDRERGAAGGLGLGLYITEQIVKAHGGTVQVTSTAAQGTTFTVRLPRG
- a CDS encoding DUF2378 family protein gives rise to the protein MVPSEKQIFAQSVEALFVRALGPYLTRDGRQKLKAAGLNLSEPLRPHYSLEQWRTFLDVAARDVFPGQPLETAYLELGARYLKGFQQTSVGRASMQLVTHLGPQKTLERVPYNLRAGNNFNEVRVEELSREDATLWVKDVLADNPFFACGFLAETLRASGAGSPEVKPIAFDGTAATYRLTWSQAKSQRPAGTLAPVRRLYG